The sequence TTTGCTAAGCATGGTTACGCGCACGCTTTATTGGATAAAGAGCTGAGAAAAAAACAATTGCACAAAAAATACATTGCTTTATTAACAGGAAAATTAAAAGAAAACCAGCATGGGATAATTGAAGCGCCGATTGCTAGACCAAAAGACTCCATTATCAAGAGAATCGTCCATCCAGATGGAAAGATGGCCTTGACAGAATATTGGGTAAGAGAAGAATTTGAAGAAGCGACATTAGTAGATATTCAGTTGCATACTGGCAGAACTCATCAAATTCGAGTGCATTTTACTCATATCGGAAACCCGCTTATGGGAGATGACCTTTATGGCGGAGAGTGGAATCAATGGGTCAAAAGACAAGCTTTACATTGTCGTGAACTAGATTTCATTGATCCTTTTACACAAGAAAAGATTGTTTTAGAGGCGGACTATCCGGTCGATATTGCTGAGTGGCTTGAACGCCAACGAGCAATAGAAAATCACCGGTAGAAAGGGGGAGCTTTTTTTGAATGAAGCGCCAGTAGAAATAGAAGAAAAATTAGCATTAGCACAATTGTACTTAAGCGAAGAAAATATTAAAGGATTCCGCCAAGAGTTTTTATCGCTGCATGTCTACGAACAAGGGCAATACTACCTTTCTTTATCTGAACAAGATCGCCAAAGAATGTATTATTTTCTTTCGCCAAAAGAAATGGCTGATATGTTTGAAGTTATTGAAGAAGACGAGCAATCCGTAGAAGTTTATTTAAAAGAAATGGATCCACAATATGCAGCCGATATGTTGAGTGAAATGTATACCGATAATGCTGTGGATGTTTTAAAGCAACTAGACAAACCGGATTTGCGTAATTATTTGAATTTGATGACCGAAGACAGTGCAAATGAGATTAAAGAATTGCTTCATTATGAAGATGAAACAGCTGGAGCGATCATGACAACTGAGTATGTCTCCGTTGAAGCTCACCAGACCATTCGTTCAGCCATGGCTATTTTAAAAAGCAAAGCAGCGGAAGCAGAAACGATTTATTATATTTACGTTGTCGACCCGGCTGAAAGGTTAGTGGGTGTTATTTCGCTTAGAGAATTGATTACACATGACGACGATGAATTGGTTTCAGAAGTCATGGGGGATCGTCCAGTCTCAGTAAATGTGACCGACGACCAAAATGATGTCGCTAAGACTATTCGGATTATAACTTTTTAGCAGTTCCGGTCATCGATAATGATGAGTATCTTTTAGGGATCATTACGGTTGATGATATTATTGATG is a genomic window of Carnobacterium sp. CP1 containing:
- a CDS encoding RluA family pseudouridine synthase codes for the protein MKFSWTYQSSEKQQVKTFLGTKGISRSLLAKVKFQGGKITVNNQIENVLYHLQKSDVVEITIPDEKGHDTTIPIDIPIDIVYEDANFLVVNKPFGVASIPSKVHPAGTMANRVKGYYVKQGYKNQVIHIVTRLDRDTTGLMLFAKHGYAHALLDKELRKKQLHKKYIALLTGKLKENQHGIIEAPIARPKDSIIKRIVHPDGKMALTEYWVREEFEEATLVDIQLHTGRTHQIRVHFTHIGNPLMGDDLYGGEWNQWVKRQALHCRELDFIDPFTQEKIVLEADYPVDIAEWLERQRAIENHR